The proteins below come from a single Natranaerofaba carboxydovora genomic window:
- a CDS encoding Na/Pi symporter — protein sequence MNLIFALVGFLTFIFGIVYLSDKFKPSSLSTAAINSPPPVLFLTGTFLTALCQSSSATGIIVLLLLDKRVLSLKQTAMFLVGGNLGTTISGQIYSIPTDELVTPLILLTVLTGVLAKKIKKLTSTFNLLVSFSCIFFGLNMLKNTAEYYSDTLIDLFQLIDSGFGAFMFGCLTSAVFQSSSLVIGILVVLIEESILTLQESLLAAFGVNVGTCSTLLLVSTGLGVDGKRGAVFHFIFNIMGVVIFVIILPYFSVIVEITAVTPGRVLANAHTLFNLMTALMLVPLWNQMEKIVYLVYPK from the coding sequence ATGAATTTAATTTTTGCACTGGTTGGTTTTTTAACATTTATTTTTGGGATTGTATATTTATCTGACAAGTTTAAGCCAAGTAGTTTATCTACGGCAGCGATTAACAGTCCACCACCTGTATTATTTTTAACCGGAACTTTTTTGACTGCACTGTGTCAAAGCAGCAGTGCTACAGGTATTATAGTGCTTTTGCTACTTGACAAAAGAGTACTTTCTCTAAAGCAGACAGCCATGTTTTTGGTTGGAGGAAATTTAGGGACCACAATAAGCGGGCAGATTTATTCAATACCTACAGATGAGCTTGTGACTCCACTCATTTTACTTACTGTCTTGACTGGAGTATTAGCAAAAAAAATAAAAAAACTAACTTCTACTTTTAACTTGTTAGTGTCCTTTAGCTGTATATTTTTTGGTCTTAATATGTTAAAAAACACTGCTGAATATTATTCAGATACTTTGATAGATTTATTTCAACTTATTGATTCTGGTTTTGGTGCTTTTATGTTTGGTTGTTTAACAAGTGCAGTATTTCAATCTAGTAGTCTAGTAATAGGAATTTTAGTGGTGCTTATAGAAGAAAGTATCCTGACGCTTCAAGAATCACTTCTTGCTGCATTTGGTGTTAATGTAGGAACCTGCAGCACTCTTTTGTTGGTTAGCACAGGCCTTGGTGTAGATGGCAAAAGAGGCGCTGTGTTTCACTTCATCTTTAATATAATGGGTGTAGTTATTTTTGTCATCATACTGCCTTATTTTTCAGTAATTGTAGAAATCACTGCTGTTACTCCAGGTAGGGTTTTGGCTAATGCCCATACTCTATTTAATCTAATGACAGCTCTAATGTTAGTTCCTTTATGGAATCAGATGGAGAAAATAGTTTATTTGGTTTATCCTAAATAA
- a CDS encoding acyl-CoA dehydrogenase produces the protein MDFNLSDEHKMMRKLVREFAEGEVAPTAGERDEEERFDRSLFESMAEIGLTGIPWPEEYGGAESDYVSYAIAIEELSRVCGSTGVTLSAHVSLGSFPIYKFGNEEQKERFLKPMALGEKLGAYGLTENGAGSDAASLKTTAVKDGNEYVLNGTKIFITNGEEADIYIVFAVTDKEKGHKGISAFIVEKGTPGFSFGKEEEKLGIRASKTTELVFEDCRVPEENLLGKEGEGFKIAMQTLDGGRNGIAAQALGLAQGAYEAAVSYSKEREQFGKPISKFQAISFMLSDMATKIEASRLLTYKAAYLESIGDPEFPKYSAMSKLYAAETAMEVTTNAVQVLGGYGYTREYPVERMMRDAKITEIYEGTSEVQRMVISRYITQ, from the coding sequence ATGGATTTTAACTTAAGCGACGAGCATAAAATGATGAGAAAATTAGTAAGGGAGTTTGCCGAAGGGGAAGTTGCTCCAACTGCTGGGGAAAGGGATGAAGAAGAAAGGTTTGACAGATCATTATTTGAAAGTATGGCTGAAATAGGTCTTACCGGTATCCCCTGGCCAGAAGAATATGGTGGAGCAGAATCTGATTATGTAAGCTATGCTATAGCGATAGAAGAACTTTCAAGAGTATGTGGCTCTACAGGAGTTACTTTGTCTGCTCATGTTTCCCTTGGTAGTTTTCCAATTTATAAGTTTGGGAATGAAGAGCAAAAAGAAAGGTTTTTAAAACCTATGGCTCTAGGAGAAAAACTAGGTGCGTATGGGCTGACTGAAAATGGTGCAGGAAGTGATGCTGCTAGTTTGAAAACTACAGCAGTAAAAGATGGCAATGAATACGTGTTAAATGGAACTAAAATTTTTATAACTAACGGAGAAGAAGCAGATATTTATATAGTTTTTGCTGTAACTGATAAAGAAAAGGGACATAAGGGAATAAGTGCTTTTATTGTTGAAAAAGGAACTCCTGGATTTAGCTTTGGGAAAGAAGAAGAAAAACTAGGAATTAGAGCATCTAAGACTACAGAGCTTGTTTTTGAAGATTGTAGGGTGCCGGAAGAAAACTTGCTTGGTAAGGAAGGAGAAGGCTTTAAGATTGCAATGCAGACTCTTGATGGTGGCAGAAATGGTATTGCGGCACAAGCCCTTGGGCTTGCTCAAGGGGCGTATGAAGCTGCAGTTTCGTATTCTAAGGAAAGAGAGCAGTTTGGAAAGCCTATAAGCAAATTTCAAGCTATCTCCTTTATGTTAAGTGATATGGCGACAAAGATAGAGGCATCGAGACTTTTGACCTATAAAGCTGCGTATCTAGAGAGCATAGGAGACCCGGAGTTTCCTAAGTACTCTGCAATGTCAAAACTATATGCGGCAGAAACTGCTATGGAAGTTACAACAAATGCAGTGCAGGTACTTGGTGGCTATGGATATACAAGAGAGTATCCTGTAGAAAGAATGATGCGTGATGCCAAGATTACAGAAATTTATGAAGGTACAAGTGAAGTTCAAAGAATGGTTATATCAAGGTATATAACCCAGTAA
- a CDS encoding helix-turn-helix domain-containing protein has translation MSDENVDRLGSKLKQARENMGYSIEDIQKITKLRAKYIKAIESNDFSVFSGDVYAKGSIRNYADIVGLDHEELWEEYELYFKMDEDEQEEPESTADKDKKERPGQPQKPQKEKKEKSIPIEQISDNPIISSGIKKGLVAVILLVVIVGGIWSGYNFIMSIDLNGDDNDYIVENDKDKEELEDKEDKETENDENDIDEKDEEKEFVQDEEQEINFESVEEYNDWDYFNYTISNVDNIEIEGNIVEGECWLGNFIIDDGSEPEMSGMYGEGDSFSITAEEEFVVLIGNPTAIELIINEENYDFISDLEEHDYSTTSPFYFNIALEEQ, from the coding sequence ATGAGTGATGAAAATGTAGATCGTTTAGGATCTAAGCTAAAACAGGCCCGAGAAAATATGGGGTATTCTATAGAAGACATACAGAAGATTACAAAGCTAAGGGCAAAATATATTAAAGCAATTGAATCTAATGACTTTTCTGTTTTTTCAGGAGATGTTTATGCAAAGGGTTCAATAAGAAATTACGCGGATATTGTAGGGCTTGATCATGAAGAGCTGTGGGAGGAATATGAACTTTATTTTAAAATGGATGAAGATGAACAAGAAGAGCCTGAATCAACAGCTGATAAAGACAAGAAGGAGAGACCAGGGCAGCCTCAAAAACCCCAAAAAGAAAAAAAGGAAAAATCTATTCCTATAGAACAGATTAGCGATAATCCAATTATTAGCTCAGGGATTAAAAAAGGTCTAGTGGCTGTAATTTTATTGGTTGTTATAGTAGGTGGTATTTGGAGTGGTTATAATTTTATAATGTCCATAGACTTAAATGGTGATGATAATGATTATATTGTAGAGAACGATAAGGATAAAGAAGAATTAGAAGATAAAGAAGACAAAGAGACGGAAAATGATGAGAATGATATAGATGAAAAAGACGAAGAAAAAGAATTCGTCCAGGATGAAGAACAAGAGATTAATTTTGAATCAGTGGAAGAATATAATGACTGGGATTATTTTAATTATACTATAAGTAATGTAGATAATATTGAAATCGAAGGTAATATAGTGGAAGGTGAATGCTGGCTTGGAAATTTTATAATTGACGATGGAAGTGAGCCTGAAATGAGTGGAATGTATGGAGAGGGAGATAGTTTTTCTATAACTGCAGAAGAAGAATTTGTGGTATTGATTGGAAATCCTACTGCTATTGAATTAATTATAAATGAAGAAAACTATGATTTTATATCAGATTTAGAAGAACATGATTACAGCACAACATCTCCATTTTATTTTAACATAGCTTTAGAAGAACAATAA
- a CDS encoding competence/damage-inducible protein A: MKAEIISVGTELLLGEITNTNAQFISRRLAEIGVNIYFHTAVGDNPERLRNTLDIAAKRSDFIVFTGGLGPTQDDLTKEVVTKYFDLKLEMDENWLKKLEKFFEGMGRAMSENNKKQALVPENSLVLSNEYGTAPGILFEKNKTMVAMLPGPPRELNPMIDNELMPLLTARLEPTDKSRIVSRVLKLIGIGESKVDEILADLLKLDNPTVATLVKTGQLHIRITAKERSEIKAKEKIREVEDEIKSRLGKFIFGADEDTLEKVVVNILKKHNKTLAVAESVTGGLISHKLTQVEGASNVILGGMVTYTKKAKEEWLEIDRQIIDENDAVNEKLTKEMAEMIRKKSKADYGLGVTGFAGPTGNQVGLTYLAVSDSEGCYTRKINLQGSRELNKEWMSNSALDLLRKRIKKYSDREI; encoded by the coding sequence ATGAAAGCTGAGATTATATCAGTTGGTACTGAGTTATTATTAGGGGAGATAACAAATACAAATGCTCAATTTATATCAAGAAGATTGGCTGAGATAGGAGTTAATATCTATTTTCATACCGCTGTAGGAGATAATCCCGAAAGACTTAGGAACACTTTGGATATTGCTGCAAAACGATCTGACTTTATTGTGTTTACGGGTGGACTTGGTCCAACTCAGGATGATTTAACGAAAGAAGTAGTTACAAAATATTTCGACCTCAAATTAGAAATGGATGAAAACTGGCTTAAAAAGTTAGAGAAGTTTTTTGAAGGTATGGGTAGGGCAATGAGTGAAAATAATAAGAAACAGGCCCTGGTGCCTGAAAACAGCTTGGTTTTGAGCAATGAATATGGTACGGCTCCAGGTATTCTTTTTGAAAAAAACAAAACTATGGTCGCTATGCTGCCTGGACCACCCCGGGAATTAAACCCAATGATAGATAATGAGTTAATGCCTCTTCTGACTGCTAGACTAGAGCCGACGGATAAATCAAGAATTGTAAGCAGAGTTTTAAAGTTGATAGGGATTGGAGAATCAAAGGTAGATGAAATTTTAGCAGACTTATTAAAGCTAGATAATCCTACGGTTGCTACTCTTGTAAAGACTGGACAGCTGCACATAAGGATTACTGCTAAAGAGAGAAGCGAAATAAAGGCAAAAGAAAAAATAAGAGAAGTAGAGGATGAAATAAAATCGAGACTGGGCAAATTCATATTTGGAGCGGATGAGGACACCCTAGAAAAAGTAGTAGTCAACATTTTAAAAAAACATAACAAGACCCTTGCTGTTGCAGAATCTGTTACCGGTGGACTTATATCCCATAAATTAACACAAGTAGAAGGAGCAAGCAATGTTATATTAGGCGGTATGGTTACTTATACTAAAAAAGCTAAGGAAGAATGGTTAGAAATAGATAGGCAAATAATTGATGAAAATGATGCAGTTAATGAGAAATTGACAAAAGAGATGGCAGAAATGATTAGGAAAAAGAGTAAGGCTGATTATGGCCTTGGAGTTACTGGATTTGCTGGTCCTACAGGAAATCAGGTCGGTCTTACTTATTTGGCTGTTTCTGACAGCGAAGGATGTTATACAAGAAAAATAAACTTACAAGGCTCTAGAGAACTTAACAAAGAGTGGATGTCTAACAGTGCTCTCGACTTGTTAAGAAAGAGAATAAAAAAATATAGTGATAGAGAAATATAG
- a CDS encoding AAA family ATPase: MLIELSLGVSIAILIGLALIGVNVAPVIFVLVVVGVLYFVVFPMKSKTTNSFVNILSGGKEDVVPKVQFEEIGGQDTAINELREALEFVKRPEEIKSMGIRPLKGILLEGPSGTGKTLLAKAASNYTDSVFIPASGSDFIEMYAGVGAKRIRDLFKKAKKEATKLNKTSAIIFIDELDILGAKRGSNSSHMEYDQTLNQLLVEMDGLKISEQVQILVIAATNRPEILDDALLRPGRFDRRVRVDLPDRQGRLEIMKLHCKDKPIKEEFDFDLIAQETIGFSGAHLENVSNEAAIKALRENKEVITERDFSDAIEKVIMGEKLERKPGKNDYERISVHEIGHALISEVVTPGSVAKVTITSRGKALGYTRHNPVEESLLRTQNSLKNQLAVLVAGSMAEEMLLGEKSTGSMDDFQKAAQLATEMIKAGMSTLGIVRFESLTKDQVDKAIREIIKEQQERVTDILKNKSEKLEYLVEKLKEDEQLTGEELREALGVG, encoded by the coding sequence ATGTTAATTGAACTAAGTTTGGGAGTTAGTATTGCAATTTTGATTGGACTTGCCTTGATAGGAGTTAATGTTGCACCTGTGATTTTTGTATTAGTGGTTGTCGGGGTGTTATATTTTGTTGTATTTCCGATGAAGTCAAAGACCACAAATAGTTTTGTCAATATTTTAAGTGGAGGAAAAGAAGATGTAGTACCAAAAGTTCAATTTGAGGAAATTGGAGGTCAGGATACAGCAATTAATGAACTAAGAGAAGCATTAGAATTTGTTAAGCGTCCAGAAGAAATTAAATCAATGGGGATTAGACCCCTAAAAGGGATCCTGTTAGAAGGGCCTTCTGGTACAGGTAAAACCCTTCTGGCTAAAGCAGCTTCTAATTATACTGATTCAGTTTTTATCCCGGCTTCAGGAAGTGATTTTATTGAGATGTACGCAGGAGTTGGAGCTAAACGTATTAGAGATTTATTTAAAAAAGCTAAAAAAGAAGCTACAAAATTAAACAAAACAAGTGCTATAATATTTATAGATGAGTTAGATATTTTGGGGGCGAAAAGAGGCTCTAACTCAAGCCATATGGAATATGACCAAACTTTAAATCAACTTCTAGTGGAAATGGATGGACTAAAAATCAGCGAACAAGTTCAAATCCTTGTGATTGCCGCAACAAACAGACCGGAAATTTTGGATGATGCTCTTTTGAGACCTGGAAGATTTGATAGAAGGGTAAGAGTAGATTTGCCTGACCGTCAAGGAAGACTTGAAATTATGAAACTTCACTGTAAGGACAAGCCTATAAAAGAAGAATTTGACTTTGACTTGATAGCCCAGGAGACTATAGGGTTTTCGGGGGCACACCTTGAGAATGTTTCTAATGAAGCAGCTATTAAAGCTTTGAGAGAAAACAAAGAAGTAATAACAGAGAGAGACTTTAGTGATGCTATAGAAAAAGTGATTATGGGAGAAAAATTAGAACGAAAACCCGGCAAAAATGATTATGAGAGAATTTCTGTTCATGAAATTGGACATGCATTAATAAGTGAAGTGGTAACACCTGGTTCTGTGGCTAAAGTGACTATAACAAGCAGGGGAAAAGCCCTTGGATATACACGTCATAATCCAGTTGAAGAAAGCCTGCTTCGTACCCAAAATAGCCTAAAAAATCAGCTTGCTGTACTAGTAGCAGGAAGTATGGCAGAAGAGATGCTTTTGGGTGAAAAAAGTACTGGGAGCATGGATGACTTCCAAAAAGCTGCACAGCTTGCTACCGAAATGATAAAAGCAGGCATGTCAACACTAGGGATAGTAAGGTTTGAAAGTCTAACAAAAGACCAGGTTGACAAGGCAATACGAGAAATAATTAAAGAACAGCAGGAACGTGTAACAGATATATTGAAAAACAAAAGTGAAAAGCTTGAATATTTAGTGGAAAAACTAAAAGAAGATGAACAGTTAACAGGTGAAGAATTACGTGAAGCTTTGGGAGTAGGATAG
- a CDS encoding MaoC family dehydratase, whose protein sequence is MENYSIKEKLKRGLEVNDCFTIKRTFDEKDMIAFGNISRDYNPVHYNEKFAKKKNFKDRICHGLLVGSMVTEIGGELGWLATEMNFEFLKPVYFGDTITCIFTIEDIDDSRRSRAKVVFRNQRDEIVLKCYLKGIVPNDTEIDLMT, encoded by the coding sequence ATGGAAAATTACAGTATCAAGGAAAAATTAAAAAGAGGTTTAGAAGTTAATGATTGTTTTACTATTAAAAGGACTTTTGACGAAAAGGATATGATAGCTTTTGGAAATATTTCAAGGGATTACAATCCGGTGCACTATAATGAAAAATTTGCTAAAAAGAAAAACTTTAAAGATAGAATTTGTCACGGTTTATTAGTAGGCAGCATGGTAACAGAGATTGGAGGAGAGCTTGGGTGGCTTGCAACAGAGATGAATTTTGAATTTTTAAAACCTGTTTACTTTGGAGATACGATAACTTGTATTTTTACTATTGAGGATATAGACGATAGCAGGAGGTCTAGGGCTAAAGTAGTTTTTAGAAATCAAAGAGATGAAATAGTACTTAAATGCTACTTAAAGGGCATTGTTCCAAATGATACCGAAATAGACTTGATGACTTAA
- the rimO gene encoding 30S ribosomal protein S12 methylthiotransferase RimO: MLVLKKVGLISLGCAKNQVDSEVMLGHLKSHNYQLTEDNYQADALIVNTCGFIEDAKEESIEAILKASRYKEVGECDVIIVCGCLSQRYESMLKEEMPEIDVLLGTDQWDKIGETLDKFFAGKEVKDDFSRKTDMYSHDDPRLSIDYSDYRGSAYIKIAEGCDNHCSFCAIPSIRGGFRSRSIDSIKKEATKLASVGVREINLIAQDTTRYGLDIYDEYKLSELLEELTTIPEITWIRFLYGHPSRIDDKLINTVSAKNKICPYVDLPLQHINEKVLKRMNRGGSKPEIKQLLQKLRANIPDIVIRTSFMVGFPGETEEEFNELLDFIQEMKFDQAGIFKYSKEENTKAYEYKDEVDEEEKEKRYIEATKLQQEIMKEKRSKWIGKTFKVLIDEELEDEPGTYLGRTKYQAPEVDGSVIISDSNLDEGNFVSVKITQILENDLIGEIDYEFSK, translated from the coding sequence GTGCTAGTACTGAAAAAAGTAGGACTTATTTCACTTGGATGTGCCAAAAATCAAGTTGATTCTGAAGTAATGCTTGGACACTTAAAATCCCATAACTATCAACTAACAGAAGATAATTATCAAGCAGATGCTTTAATAGTAAATACCTGCGGGTTCATTGAAGATGCTAAAGAGGAATCTATAGAAGCTATTTTAAAAGCTTCTAGGTACAAAGAAGTTGGGGAATGTGATGTAATAATAGTATGTGGCTGTTTATCCCAGCGATACGAAAGTATGCTAAAAGAAGAAATGCCTGAGATAGATGTTTTGCTGGGTACTGACCAATGGGACAAAATAGGCGAAACTTTAGATAAATTTTTTGCCGGGAAAGAAGTTAAGGATGACTTTAGTAGAAAGACTGATATGTATTCCCACGATGATCCAAGACTCTCTATTGATTACTCCGATTATAGAGGAAGTGCATATATAAAAATAGCTGAAGGTTGTGACAATCACTGTTCTTTTTGTGCAATTCCTTCAATCAGGGGCGGATTTAGAAGTAGGAGTATAGATTCAATAAAAAAAGAAGCAACAAAACTGGCAAGCGTCGGGGTTAGAGAGATAAATCTGATAGCTCAGGACACTACAAGATATGGTCTGGATATATATGATGAATATAAATTAAGCGAACTTTTAGAAGAATTGACAACTATACCTGAGATAACCTGGATTAGATTTTTGTATGGACATCCTTCAAGGATTGATGATAAACTAATAAACACAGTTTCAGCGAAGAATAAGATCTGTCCATATGTAGATTTACCACTTCAACATATAAATGAAAAAGTTTTAAAAAGGATGAACCGGGGCGGTTCTAAACCTGAAATCAAACAACTCTTACAAAAGCTAAGAGCTAATATACCTGATATTGTTATTAGGACTTCTTTCATGGTAGGTTTTCCAGGTGAAACCGAAGAGGAATTTAATGAACTGTTAGATTTTATACAAGAAATGAAATTTGATCAAGCAGGGATTTTTAAATATTCAAAAGAAGAAAATACAAAGGCTTATGAATATAAAGATGAAGTTGATGAAGAAGAAAAAGAAAAAAGATACATAGAAGCAACCAAATTACAACAGGAGATAATGAAGGAGAAAAGAAGTAAATGGATTGGCAAAACATTTAAGGTGTTGATAGATGAAGAACTAGAAGATGAGCCAGGAACATATCTTGGAAGGACTAAGTATCAGGCTCCTGAAGTTGATGGGAGTGTTATAATTTCAGATAGCAACTTAGATGAAGGAAACTTTGTAAGTGTAAAGATAACTCAAATTTTAGAAAATGATTTAATTGGAGAAATAGACTATGAATTTAGCAAATAA
- the pgsA gene encoding CDP-diacylglycerol--glycerol-3-phosphate 3-phosphatidyltransferase, with amino-acid sequence MNLANKITIARIILAPLFMIFLLMRLPYGEFVALGLFVIASATDALDGYIARSRKQITNFGKFLDPLADKMLVLAALIALVGMDKLHPFIAFVIIGREFAVTGLRVIAAGENIVISASKLGKLKTITQIVAISALMFQAGLESAWSTASEELVSMGLLVNISLVLAVVITIVSGVDYFYKNKDVIKLGK; translated from the coding sequence ATGAATTTAGCAAATAAAATTACAATAGCAAGAATAATATTGGCACCATTGTTTATGATTTTTTTACTAATGCGACTACCTTATGGTGAATTTGTAGCCCTTGGGCTATTTGTAATCGCATCAGCTACAGATGCTCTAGATGGGTATATTGCAAGAAGTAGAAAGCAGATAACAAACTTTGGAAAATTTCTCGACCCTTTGGCTGATAAAATGCTTGTGTTAGCTGCTTTAATTGCCCTTGTAGGTATGGACAAATTACATCCTTTTATAGCTTTTGTTATAATAGGAAGGGAATTTGCAGTTACTGGACTTAGGGTGATAGCAGCAGGGGAGAATATCGTTATTTCTGCTAGTAAACTGGGAAAATTAAAAACAATTACTCAGATTGTTGCTATCTCTGCTTTGATGTTTCAGGCAGGGTTAGAATCTGCTTGGAGTACAGCTTCTGAAGAACTTGTTTCAATGGGTTTACTAGTAAATATAAGTTTGGTTTTAGCAGTGGTCATTACAATAGTATCCGGAGTAGATTATTTTTACAAAAACAAAGATGTTATAAAACTTGGTAAATAG
- a CDS encoding FtsK/SpoIIIE family DNA translocase has protein sequence MAAKIKSKQKKRNNKDRKTENVEIKGVGIIVLALISFSSIFLTEQTGFLGGMLKQVLTLMAGDKAWVIPLFLIVIGGFALVKRNMDMSSRFIGFGIILSLIIIGSHLEIILKSDFMSRGEIISESWGLIVQREGGGIIGGVFSTLFLLTLGEIGTLIILASGGFLSFLLLTNTTFEQLGDYTKRFLFASWYKLQSLKNSLLYLKTLLTERRANNETESREELTNDTPAKEKYDDNVIEMENYKKDQGGLEENLEEDNEKAEDNDTEIHTEVPVYDFEAIKGKNSEKKENNEDNKEDKSESFQTVYSLNNENSDKDEFDDYKLPDLELLKQFPKTVSEMSNKKDLNDKAQLLVKTLESFGVKAKVSKIQRGPTVNRYELQPAPGIKVSKIVNLADDIALSLAASDIRIEAPIPGKSAVGVEVPNDVVSVVYIRDVLESEKFQESMSALTLAIGKDITGEPVVVDLSKMPHLLIAGATGAGKSVCINTLITSILYKAKPDEVKFLLVDPKVVELKSFDGLPHLIAPVVTDPKQAASALKNIVKEMEARYRLFAEADVRDIKGYNKKLSQQGEKELPYIVVIIDELADLMMVAPTEVEDAIFRLAQMSRAAGIHLIVATQRPSVDVITGVIKSNITSRIAFAVSSQTDSRTILDSSGAEKLLGEGDMLYSPVNSNKAIRIQGAFISDDEVSILADKIKEQASPEYKEELIENGNDENESVDNSQNDEDELLEDAIKLVLETKQASISLIQRRFRVGYTRAARLIDEMEKRGVVGGFEGSKPRKILLSKEQINNYIEEREKEESDLNTNNKNDDEKSNNNKKNQSKHDTHITEKENYEKKDSDNDGENKSR, from the coding sequence ATGGCTGCAAAAATTAAATCTAAGCAAAAAAAGAGAAATAACAAAGACAGGAAAACAGAAAATGTTGAAATAAAAGGTGTAGGGATAATAGTACTGGCACTTATCTCATTTTCTAGTATATTTTTAACAGAGCAGACGGGCTTTTTGGGTGGCATGCTTAAGCAGGTCTTAACCCTAATGGCTGGTGATAAAGCTTGGGTAATACCGCTTTTTTTAATAGTAATTGGAGGGTTTGCTTTAGTTAAAAGAAATATGGACATGAGTAGTAGATTTATAGGTTTTGGTATTATTTTGTCTTTAATAATAATTGGTAGTCATCTTGAAATTATTTTGAAAAGTGACTTTATGTCCAGGGGAGAAATAATTAGCGAAAGTTGGGGTCTAATTGTCCAAAGAGAGGGTGGAGGAATAATTGGTGGTGTATTTTCCACTTTATTTTTGTTAACCCTGGGTGAAATAGGCACACTAATAATTCTTGCTTCAGGCGGATTTTTGTCTTTTCTACTTTTGACAAATACTACTTTTGAGCAGTTAGGGGATTATACCAAGCGCTTTTTGTTTGCAAGTTGGTACAAGCTGCAAAGCCTAAAAAACAGTTTATTATATCTAAAAACATTATTAACTGAGAGAAGGGCAAATAATGAAACTGAAAGTAGAGAAGAACTCACAAATGATACACCTGCTAAAGAAAAGTATGACGACAACGTCATAGAGATGGAAAACTATAAAAAAGACCAGGGTGGATTAGAGGAGAACCTTGAAGAAGATAACGAAAAAGCTGAAGATAATGATACAGAAATACATACTGAAGTTCCCGTATATGATTTTGAAGCTATTAAAGGTAAAAACAGCGAAAAGAAGGAAAATAACGAAGATAACAAGGAAGATAAAAGCGAAAGTTTTCAAACAGTGTATTCATTAAACAATGAAAATAGTGATAAGGATGAATTTGATGATTATAAACTTCCTGATCTAGAACTTTTAAAACAGTTTCCAAAAACCGTTTCTGAAATGTCAAATAAAAAAGATTTAAATGATAAAGCTCAATTATTAGTTAAAACGCTAGAATCTTTTGGTGTAAAAGCCAAAGTATCAAAAATTCAAAGAGGCCCTACTGTTAACAGGTATGAGCTGCAACCGGCTCCAGGAATTAAGGTGAGCAAAATAGTTAACCTTGCTGATGACATAGCTCTGAGTTTGGCAGCTTCAGATATAAGGATAGAAGCTCCAATTCCCGGGAAATCTGCCGTTGGTGTTGAGGTTCCTAACGATGTAGTTTCTGTTGTTTATATTAGAGACGTATTAGAAAGTGAAAAATTCCAGGAATCAATGTCTGCTCTTACACTGGCTATAGGAAAAGATATAACGGGAGAGCCAGTGGTCGTAGACCTTTCAAAGATGCCTCATCTTCTTATTGCAGGGGCCACTGGAGCTGGTAAGAGTGTATGTATCAATACATTGATTACAAGTATTTTATACAAAGCTAAACCTGATGAAGTAAAGTTCTTACTAGTTGACCCTAAAGTGGTTGAGCTAAAATCTTTTGATGGTCTGCCTCATTTGATAGCACCAGTTGTCACTGACCCCAAACAAGCAGCTTCTGCTTTAAAAAACATTGTGAAAGAGATGGAAGCTAGATATAGGTTATTTGCAGAAGCTGATGTTAGAGATATAAAAGGATATAACAAAAAACTTTCCCAGCAGGGAGAAAAAGAATTGCCCTATATAGTTGTTATCATAGATGAGCTTGCTGACTTGATGATGGTTGCCCCTACAGAAGTAGAAGATGCAATTTTTAGACTTGCTCAAATGTCAAGAGCTGCCGGGATTCATCTTATTGTAGCTACGCAGCGACCATCTGTTGACGTTATTACTGGAGTAATTAAGTCTAATATAACTTCTAGAATTGCTTTTGCTGTATCGTCTCAAACAGATTCTAGGACAATCTTAGATAGCTCTGGTGCTGAGAAACTTCTAGGTGAAGGTGATATGCTCTATAGTCCTGTTAACAGTAATAAGGCAATTAGGATACAGGGAGCGTTTATTTCTGACGATGAAGTTTCAATTCTAGCAGACAAGATTAAAGAACAGGCATCTCCTGAGTATAAAGAAGAGCTAATAGAAAACGGCAATGATGAGAACGAAAGTGTAGACAACTCTCAAAATGATGAGGACGAGTTACTAGAAGATGCTATTAAACTTGTATTAGAAACAAAACAGGCATCTATATCTTTGATTCAAAGAAGGTTTAGAGTTGGTTATACCAGGGCTGCTAGACTAATAGATGAGATGGAAAAAAGAGGGGTTGTAGGTGGGTTTGAAGGCAGTAAACCAAGGAAAATTTTACTTAGTAAAGAGCAGATCAACAATTATATTGAAGAAAGGGAAAAAGAGGAAAGTGATTTAAACACTAATAATAAAAATGATGATGAAAAATCAAATAATAACAAGAAGAATCAAAGTAAACATGATACGCACATTACAGAAAAAGAAAATTATGAGAAGAAGGATTCTGACAATGATGGTGAAAATAAAAGTAGATAA